The sequence below is a genomic window from Macaca fascicularis isolate 582-1 chromosome 3, T2T-MFA8v1.1.
AGCAGGGGAGAGACCGAGAGATTCCTGGCTACCCGGGCAGCACAGTACAGTGCGGCCACACAGTAGGGGCACCTCCGATCTGCATAAACATGGACCCTGCTGCCCCGACACAGGTGGCCCCATCGGAAGGCAGGAAAGACAAGGAGAAGAGCTCCAGTCACCAGAACACTCTCAACCTCCTCTTTTCACACAGTTAAACTAAAGAGAGAACGAGGCTGGAGCCAGGGCAGGTGGATGGGCAGGGCGGGGAGCTGCTCGGGGCCCAGCAATCTGAGGGCCATCTATACCACCTTCCCTGGCCGGCGCCCTCCCAGGGCCTTGCACCCTGCACCCTACTGCGGGCTCTGCCTTCTCTGACACCAGGCATGACAGAGGCCTGAGCGCAACCACCtcgtttttattttcttacctcGGGTGGCGGTGGGGACTGTTACCCCAGGGGCTTGGCCTCCCACCTGGTGCAGGCAACTCTCTTGCCTGGTGACCTCAAGATGGAGACGTCCCTCACCTACTCATCAGCACGGCTAAGCCAAGCCGGCCTCCGTCCACGTAAGACCAAACGTTTCAAAACTGGCTCTAACGAGCTTAAGAACAGGACATGAAACGAAGCATCACACTGTACCTGTTTACGTGTATTGAAAAAATAGCAGATGCAGATAATAACCTCGGCAGGACCAGACaacaatttaaaatagattttaaaaaggatCCTATCGTGGAATTCATCCTTATGATCTACAAGAAGTTTGaaaaactggattaagaaagtaTTAAAATTCTGTACCCTGACAATAAGCAGGCAATGTTGGACCAATACAGCTCTCCCCTTAAAGtaaattcttttcattattttgcatgttatTAACTATGGAAAGTGAAAACAAAGATCAACTCTAATTTGGATCCAAGCCATAAGGAAACCCACTGCCAATGCCCATGGTTACCTTCCTGGACgagaaactgaaactcaggaCCACCGGGGGCCTCTGCCCAAGTCGTGAGAGACGAACATGCCCGGGTGGAAATGGCCCGTGGGCAAGGCAGGCTCCAGCAGCTCTGTGGTGACAGCAGGCAGTCTGGGGAGGGGATGCCGGACACTTCCCATAGAGGCTGACAATTTCCACAAAAGCCCTGCACCCACAAAGCCACCGTCTACTCTCAGAGACCCCTGATGTCTTTCTCCTTAGTCACAGCCCAGGCCTCTCCTGGCTCGGCCGACACagccaaagaaaacagaagagaagttTCGGATTGTGCCAGAGCGCTCAGGATTTACAGGAGGCGCCTGCGGGGACAGCCATTCTCCTAATTCTTGCTTAATATAGGGAAGTCCAAGAACTAAAGCTGATGTGGGGACTCAGCCTCTGAAACGAGCTTCAAAGAACCAAGAATCAAAGCTTGCTCGCCAGGGCACACCGCCCGTAACACCCACTGCACGGGCAGAAGGGGCCTGACACCGCGTTCTCACGCTGGGCTTTCACCAGCTCACAGAAGAGGCATTCAGGTTCTCTCCCCCGTGCTATATGTGCTcttggtgttttaaaaaaaaaagaaaagaaaaagaaacgctTTCCTGGGGGCTGGCAATGTGGCACACGCCGCGGTCTCCACTTGGCAGTGAGGGTATTTCCAGCTGAAGGCCCTACGGAGGCCCAGGTGGCTCTGGCGGACCCCTGCACTCACACAGCGGGAGGCCGCCTCCCCGCCACGCTCTGGCCACagccttcctccttcctgctggTGAGGCAGCGCCCTGCAGGGACCAGTGGCCCTGGGCAGCAAGGGGCCTGCCACCCGTGTCCTCGAAGCCAGGAAACATGGCTGGGAAACCTGTGTCTGACTCACTGGTTGAGGTGAGGGAGCCGGGCGCTCTGACACACACTCATGAAGACATTCAGAACGAACAGAGTGGGGAAGAGTGGGGACGGGGGTGGGGGGTTCCATATAAACCTGCATCTTTTCGCCTTAGGGCATTTTTCAACAAAGAATGCACTCCTGGCAAGCGAGTCTTTCTAGAAGACACTGGAATGGTCTCACAGGAGGGTGTGGGCTTTGGGAGGGGCCCGTCTGTGGGGAAGGTAGTGGGGTGGGGGTACCCCTTGGAGAGTCTGCTTCCTAGGGGCCCCATGGGCCCCCACTTCCTGCATCTCCCTATTTCTCTCCAGCTGTGGCTTCCTTGGAGACACAAACCTCTGCATGACCCAGAGGTGGGGTGCAGGGCTACAGGGGTGTGGTTGAAATCAAGGCAGGCCAGAGATAGGCACTGCTGCCTATAGCTATACCTGGAGGGACCCCAAACTCTGGGCAAAGTGGGGCCAGGGAGGTCACTGCTAAGCAGAGGATGACAGGACTTGTCAGAGCTGGTGCTGTGGCCTCTGCTGCCACCCCAGCCTGCCCAAGGGCCTGGGAACTGCCGTGCCAGCAGGGGCAGGGGGCGGGCACCCCTCTGTCCTGTCTACAAACGCTGTGGCTTGATGTGCTGTCACGGGCAGCACGTGGCAAATGTGCAGTGCTCAGCCTGCTGCAGCACGGATGACTGGAGCTCCCACAAGAAACCTGACAGGGTGGCTCTCTGGAGCTTCAAAGCTGCTCTCGGCCCAGCACGGACCTTACTGCATTAGCATCTTCCTCACGTCGTGCAGCAGATTCCTGGAAGACGGCCATGGGCTACAGGAGGTCCTGCGGATACCTGAGAGGTCTGCGGACCGACTTGAATTTGCTGGGGCCTGGGAAAGTCCCTGTCGCTGCCCTGTGTGCATTCGAGCAAGCTCACATCAACCCTTCCATACGGTGAAACAACAGCCTAAGATCTGAAATCCCCAGGGACTACATGAGCAGCAAAGTAAGAAACAAAAGTTCAAGTGCAAGAACAAAGAGGCTATGATCAGAATGACAGTCAAGATATCTGGCAGAATTCTTTCTGACCCCAACAGTTACCACCCAACTTCTTCTCAGAGATGCAAAGACAGAGGCCACCCAGGCCCAGTCCACGCACAACATGGCCCCTGTGTGGTAGCGGCAGCCAGGGCCCACTCGAGGCTCCAGGCGCAGCAGGCTCGGCCTCACCCACTCACCCTCCCACATGGAACGCCTCTGAGTTGGCAAACAGGGGCCTGTCTTCCTGGAGGCCCAGGAGCCTTGTGGGGAAGAGAGCTGGGTTTTCAGATCACAAATTTCTGTGACCGCTTTGTTATTTTCACAAAGCACGACTGGCACATTTCACAATGAAGACCAGCAGATGCCGGAcactcatgaaagaaaaaaatatcaagttTCGGTCATGGCTCTAAGGCAGACGTTACATGTTTTCACAGGGACAAACATGGAGACACCAACGCGCTGCGCGTCACGGGTGAGTGGCGCGGCCCTCACAGCACCGTGGCCTGGACGACGATCTCCGGGTCCTCGATATCCCTTTTGCTCTGCACCATCCGCAGCTCCAGCTGCATGGGGCTGGGCTTCACTCCTTCCCCGGCCTGGGCTGCGGGGCAGGCAGAGTTCCCATCTCAGAGGGGCTCCCACTGCTGCCTGCTGCCCCCACTCTCAAAGGCAACACCAGCAGGAGACACTGGTCACACCTTCGAAACCAGCACATGCCGGCTCTTCTCTCCCACCCACTTCAGGACCCAGGAGCCCATGCAGCCCACGCAGCCTGGCCACCGTACCTTTTGCACACTGGATGGTCCTCTGCAGAACGTGGTGCAAGGCAGACACGGTCTTCTCACAGGCCACCTGTAGGGAGGAGAGACTTGCTGTGCCCCAGCCCACGCACGACACCCGACGTGCCCATTGCTGCCGGGAGGGGATTTCCAGTGAACACAAAGGCCGTCCTGCTCTCCGAGCCACCGGGGAGCCAGCTCTGCCAGCACACGTGCTGAGTCCTGGAGGACAGGCCACGGACTGTCCACCACGGAGAGCCTGGAGGGCTGGCCACGGACTGTCCACCACGGAGAGCCTGGAAGGCTGAGCGGATGCCTGGTCCCAGTCACCAGCTCTGGACAAGAGATGGCTCACAGAAGGGACAGCCTCGTGACCTGCATAGAACCTGGCAGGCAGCAGGAGCTTGGTAAGAGTGCCCAGaattaactcctttttttttttttttttttttttgagacggagtctggctctgttgcccaggctggagtgcagtggccggatctcagctcactgcaagccccgcctcccgggttcacgccattctcctgcctcagcctcccgagtagctgggactacaggcgcccgccaccttgcccggctaattttttttgtattttagtagagacggggtttcaccgtgttagccaggatggtctcgatctcctgaactcgtgatccgcccgtctcggcctcccaaagtgctgggattacaggcttgagccactgcgcccggccgaattaACTCCTTATAACGAGTCTGCAGGGGGAAGCGCTCCTGCCGAAAGCCTGGCCAGTCATCACTCGGTGATGCCTCAGAATCAAAGGTGCCGGGGAAGCACGGCGAACTCGCTCCCTGACTCCACAAGCCTGGGCTGGCCAAACCCAGAATGTGACCTTGGGTGGCCCAGCAGCGAGGCCTCCTCGGGGCACCAGCTGGCACGTTTCCGCTGCTCTGCACCACCAATTAAACACGGCAGGCCTACTTAATGGCCCTGTTTAATTGCCCTTGAGGGGCCAGAAGGGACAGAATGAGGGGGCTGTGCATTCCAGCTCGGGGTGTGCAGAGGGCTAGTCCCATGGGAGGCGAAGGGCCTCAGTCCACCTCTTCCATTTTACACACCAGCACACTCAGCTGAAACTGACTTGTTCGGGAGGAGGTGCACCCTGGGGGACACATGGCCCCTTGAGGGGCCCGGCAAAGACAGGACAGGTTGAGCCACCTGCAGGTCCTGACCTCTGAACTCTTCCTTCCCCGGCGCACCCAACCGTGACAGAGGCGTCCTGTCTTCCTCCTGCCACTCCCATGGCATCCCCGCCCTGCCCCACATTTCAAAGGGATGGCAGGCCCCTCCCTCCTACCTAAACCCACTGCAGATGCAGCAGGGAGCACCCAGGGGAGTTTAGGGGGCTGAGCCCAGGGGCTGGGGACCACCTCAGAGCACAGCAAGGGTCTGGACAGTGTTGTAGGAAGACACACTCCAAGGGTCTGAGGACTCGGCTGACAAAACCACCCGCCAAGGCCACAATGCAACTTTGCTGCACGCAGCACAGGAGGTCACGAATCTGAGCGCCACAGTTGCAGCGAAACTCCTCTGTCCCCACTGAGCTGTGTGCTTAACCACGGGACACACAAGAAAGGCTCACGAGATCCCACATCCCAACCTGCCATGCCAGTCGACCAGCAGACCCACTCCGCCCAATGTCTAAGCAAAGACGCCTGATCTCCACAAACTTGTAAAGCAGGCAGACACCCCGACAATGCTGGGAAAGAGCTCTCCACACTTGCCTGGAccctgtcctcagcctcccacctacTGTCCCCACCTGCCTGGACCCTGTCCTCAGCCTCCCGCCTACTGTCCACACCTGCCTGGACCCTGTCCTCAGCCTCCCGCCTACTGTCCACACCTGCCTGGATCCTGTCCTCAGCCTCCCGCCTACTGTCCACACCTGCCTGGACCCTGTCCTCAGCCTCCCGCCTACTGTCCACACCTGCCTGGACCCTGTCCTCAGCCTCCCGCCTACTGACCACACCTGCTTGGACCCTGTCCTCAGCCTCCCGCCTACTGTCCACACCTGCCTGGACCCTGTCCTCAGCCTCCCGCCTACTGACCACACCTGCTTGGACCCTGTCCTCAGCCTCCCGCCTACTGTCCCCGATGGGCGGCTCTGGCCTTTCAGTCCCTCAGGTCACTGCCGTGGTCACACTGTGGGAAACGCTGCGGGTGCCACTCCTCCGCAGCAGCCCCCAGGTCACCAGGACACAACAGCTCCATGCACCCCACAGCCCTGCGTCAACGCCAGGCAGACGGCATCTGAATTCAGGTGGGACCCCCGTGGGTCTGTTCTGACGCATCTCTCACCTGAGGCCCCCCCGACTCTGATCATCCCTAGGTCCCAAATAAGGGGAGATGGGAGGCGATCGGAGGGTGACAGGTGCAACTCCGGAGCCCACGGCCCAGCTACTGCCCTGCCCTGCAACTGGGGCCGGCACTCAGGGCCAGGCCCTGTCAGCTCAGCAGGGACCCCCCCAGTAGGACTCTCATACCCTGCTCTCCACGAGGTGCCGTGGGAGTGGGCGAGGAGGGGAGCGGTGGTGTGGCTGACCTTGAGGTTATTGGGGTGCTTGTGTGTCCACGCCAGGAGCATGGCAGCAAACAGGTCCCCAGTGCCCACAAAGACAGCGTCCACCTTGCGAATGTCCATCCGGATGCGTTCCATCACCATGGAGCCAGCGGGATTCCCTAGGGGGAGAAGATGGGCAAGGTCACTGAGATCTGCCGCTCCTCTGCCAGGGCCAGCCTCCCCATCCCTGGTCCtcccgggcacagtggcagggaGGGTCATGGGGCAGAGCACACGGTGGCCCCGCTCAGGTTGCAGGGGCTCTGGGCCTGCATGGGGACCCCACCACCACCGCAAGGGAAAGACTGCAGCCTCAGAGAGCCacaaccaggctggtctcggggGTCGCTGTGCAGCTCCCGAGAGTAACAACGGCGTGAAGAACTAGGAGACGTCTGCACACatccaagtgtgtgtgtgtccgcgcgtgtgtgcgtgtgcccgCATGTACGTGTGTGCCCGCGTGTACGTGTGTGTGCCCACGTGTATGCATGTGTccgtgtatatgtgtgcatgtgtccatgtgcgtgtgtgtgcccacatgtgtgcgtgtgcctgtgtgtccacatgtatgtgtgcgtgtatcCATGtccacatgtgtgtgtgcgtgcctgtgtgtatgtgcagTTGTGCCTATGTGTGTGCCCACAAGGCTCCCATGTCCAAACAGAGAGAGAGCGGCGAGGAGGCCACAACTGTTCTCTCGGGGCCACGGGTGTGAACTCGTGGCCACTAGCTTAGGGCATGGCCCCAGCCTTGTGTGTCATTTTCACACTGTTCAGAGAAAATCGACCTGGTGGTATCTGTGTAAAGAATCAGCACAGCTGGGCGGACGCGTCCTCCCAGTGAACTCAGGGACTCGGCCCAGCTTCGAGGGAGGCCTATGATGCTGGGCCCGTGGAAGCGGGTTCCAGCCAGGCCATTCATCAGGACCCGTGCGGTCTTGCGAATCCCATCGACCTCCAAGagcctgtaaaatgggggtgtCATCCCAGTGCTGGGTGAGGCATAATTTTCATGCTACTGAACCCAAAACATTCTTGCAGCCCCAAAGGACGCCTTCCTCTGGGAAGAGCAGAGGAGGCCGCGGTGCATAAGGGGGGCACTTACTCCTCCTCTGGCTCCCCAGGACAATCAGGTAGTCGCTGCCCTGCGGGGAGGGCAGGTCGGAGCTGGTGATGACCACGGTGTCAGGGCCCATAGAGTGCAGCATGTCCATCACCTGGCAGCGGCATGGGGAGCGTCAGCCACGCCAGTCACACGCCACTCCCCCAGGGCCCGCCACACGCCACTCCTCTGGGGCCCACCACACGCCACTCCTCTGGGGCCCCTCATACCCCACTCCCCTGGGGCCCGTCACACCCCACTCCCCCAGAGCCCATTCTCAATAGTGCCACTCCCAGAGGGGAGACAGCCACCTGGTCAGCCACCATCCTCCCCAAACTGTCAGCCCAAACTGTGTGGGTCCACACAGGTGACTGGTGAGGGCCTCCCCCTTGGGGGCTGGACAGGTAAGTGGACAGACGCGTGCCTGTCCTGCAGCGGGGAGGAGCTGACCCCTCTGTGCGTTGGTTTTTCTGTAACTCTTGTGGAAACTGTCTCCACTGCACGGCTGCCTCAGAGCAGGcagcacgcgtgcacacacacgtgcttcacacacacgcacgtgcacgcgcacacacacattcatgcacacacacgtgctgTACACACACAcgtccatgcacacacacacacacgtgctgcATCGCCACCCAGCACACGACCATAGCAGAATCTGGACCCTGCCCCAGGGCCAGCTGACTGCAGCCCCAGGGCCCAGGACCAGGTCAGCGAAAGGCCCCCGAGTGGGAGGAGTGGCCGCTGCAGGGGCCCATTGCCAGGACCAGGCCCCTGGGCTGTGAAGACAAAACTCAGGGTAGGGTCAGGCTGCTCGGGAACGCAGCCCCAAGCACGTAGACTCCTGCTGCAGTCGGACAGCATCCGCTCTAAAATGCATGTTGAAACATCGCACCCATGTGGCAGTATTCCGAGGGGGTCCTCTGGGGCGTGATTAAGTCACAAGGGCTCCCCTTTCTCTGTGCCTGATGAGAGGGCTGGAGGAAGCAGCATGGGGTCCTCGAGCCCCCTGCCATCCACACatgaggatgcagcaacaaggcgCAGTCGGGGCGGCAAAGCAGCTCCCGCCAGACCCTGAGCCTGCCGGCGCCGTGgccttagacttcccagcctccagaactgtgggcaaaaaagttctgttttgtttgtttgtttgtttcgttttttttgagacggagtctcactcactctgtcgcccaggctggagtgcggtggtgcg
It includes:
- the PDXK gene encoding pyridoxal kinase isoform X2, with the translated sequence MVVDIVRELKQQNPRLVYVCDPVLGDKWDGEGSMYVPEDLLPVYKEKVVPVADIITPNQFEAELLSGRKIHSQEEALAVMDMLHSMGPDTVVITSSDLPSPQGSDYLIVLGSQRRRNPAGSMVMERIRMDIRKVDAVFVGTGDLFAAMLLAWTHKHPNNLKVACEKTVSALHHVLQRTIQCAKAQAGEGVKPSPMQLELRMVQSKRDIEDPEIVVQATVL